The sequence AGGGTTCGAATGCCGAAAGCAGCGCGGATTTGAACGGCAGCAGTCCAGTGCCATCGCTGGTCGTGCCTTCGGGAAACAGCGTCAACGTGCCGCCATTGTCGATCGCGGTGCGGATATTGTCTGCCTGCTCCGCCACATTGGTGCGCCGGTTTCTTGCAACGAAAACGGTATCGTTCATCTCGCAAAGCCATTTCAGCAGCGAGAATTCGCTCAGCCCGTCATGCGCCACGAAGGCGCTGCCGCTGGCCTCGGCCAAAGCGGGGATGTCCAGCCAGCTAACATGGTTGGAGATCAGCAACGATCCACGCGTGGCGCGCCCAATCCGCTTGATATGCAGCCCGGACAGCGCGCCCACACCGCTCAGAAAGATGCGCGGCCAGAAACGCGGCAGCCGGAAC comes from Alteripontixanthobacter sp. and encodes:
- a CDS encoding lysophospholipid acyltransferase family protein, translating into MTADAAALEPPRIGLAGWGMLAFRLTLIIGLLIVCVPFHLLWRMFRLPRFWPRIFLSGVGALSGLHIKRIGRATRGSLLISNHVSWLDIPALAEASGSAFVAHDGLSEFSLLKWLCEMNDTVFVARNRRTNVAEQADNIRTAIDNGGTLTLFPEGTTSDGTGLLPFKSALLSAFEPLPDGVSVQPVLLAYHDAPHISWVGDEPGLDNFKRVLARYRPIKLDIHFLEPLSGEALTDRKSMAAASHASIQRAMTL